In a genomic window of Chroicocephalus ridibundus chromosome 14, bChrRid1.1, whole genome shotgun sequence:
- the CYGB gene encoding cytoglobin isoform X1: protein MVFLERRRNGEQRGSAPLTRTRARDVFQNNSPLPERRRGERGFNELHLETAPCLTAVFSLRSQHLEPALLAASRPRWLHRDPHGTSRTSRALRAASSSRGDPRRAFPMSPVPGLPLLARKIPLDTPRAARTSPAKGREGTGEAEGCSRMVSLAMAEDMLDVLVPTLKIPPPEQEARAKSPLCSSAPLMRLLQRSGAVPPKAARRAPGCGVSALINVREMSGQPSVGWQAPSAAGERGALAGWRSCGSPAPGASGQQSRWERRAGAAGNRHGSIGEERWWAGASKYRVPDFCCWVPSQHHWGVPVPLSWGSAVPGGVTAPEHGSASRWTLLPRFCGGMWASPGGRPATRLLPQYRVPDFAGWMVGPRAGTTSL from the coding sequence ATGGTTTttctggagaggaggagaaatggaGAGCAGCGGGGCTCTGCTCCGCTGACGAGGACACGCGCGAGGGACGTTTTCCAAAACAACAGCCCCCTCCCCGAGCGGCGAAGGGGCGAGCGTGGGTTTAACGAGCTCCATCTAGAAACAGCCCCTTGTCTTACAGCTGTGTTTTCTCTCCGATCGCAGCACCTGGAACCAGCCCTTTTGGCTGCTTCGCGGCCAAGGTGGCTACACAGGGATCCCCATGGCACATCCCGCACCAGCCGGGCCCtcagggctgccagcagctctcGGGGTGACCCAAGAAGAGCCTttcccatgtcccctgtcccaggGCTGCCCTTGCTAGCTAGAAAGATCCCGCTCGACACCCCGAGAGCTGCAAGGACATCCCCGgccaagggaagggaaggcacagGGGAGGCGGAAGGCTGTTCCCGGATGGTTTCCCTGGCTATGGCTGAGGATATGCTGGATGTGTTGGTACCAACCCTGAAAATCCCTCCCCCGGAGCAGGAGGCGAGGGCCAAGTCTCCGCTCTGCTCATCGGCTCCGTTAATGAGGCTGCTGCAGCGGAGCGGGGCTGTGCCTCCGAAGGCGGCTCGGCGAGCGCCCGGCTGCGGAGTTTCAGCGCTCATTAACGTCAGGGAAATGTCAGGACAGCCCTCGGTGGGCTGGCAGGCGCCGAGCGCGGCCGGGGAACGGGGAGCGCTGGCTGGCTGGCGATCCTGCGGGAGCCCAGCGCCGGGGGCGAGCGGCCAGCAGAGCCGCTGGGAACGCCGAGCCGGGGCTGCTGGAAATCGGCATGGGAGCATCggagaggagaggtggtgggCGGGCGCCAGCAAATATCGGGTTCCTGATTTTTGCTGCTGGGTCCCGTCCCAGCATCACTGGGGTGTCCCGGTCCCTCTGTCCTGGGGCTCTGCGGTGCCGGGGGGTGTCACAGCCCCCGAGCACGGCTCAGCATCGCGCTGGACTCTGCTCCCGAGGTTTTGCGGCGGGATGTGGGCTTCACCTGGAGGAAGGCCGGCTACACGCCTTCTCCCTCAATATCGGGTTCCCGATTTTGCTGGATGGATGGTGGGTCCCAGGGCAGGGACCACATCCTTGTGA
- the LOC134523514 gene encoding uncharacterized protein LOC134523514 — translation METRPQAVLPEPVGNAYKPNQPRASFLHGNRLRSLWAQSPTDAALCGERGLRYHQRTAPHPEVGPCPEPPAPRGDSNPWGHPDFQLVTPNMCEQDGVGCRGCRPGDQDSGDAQEGTTGRRPRQDPRQPRAEGRRTLTSLRCHHCPLRPPCRALPPAGTGRPPREHSPCHGRTLQRGKLFSSCVTGTSSLGLLSALLPQPASIPRLSRRGNHSRDMVYEGETHGLLCGPLGTSPKGDTSRLWSEESVLIRRFLITSDPALNPPKTSPKSLQVAAWERCPPAGVTGQPGTGDSPGPSGAAGRDTRGRQRCVVMEEAPCAPLSCSSARWS, via the exons ATGGAAACCAGACCTCAGGCGGTGCTGCCAGAGCCGGTGGGGAACGCGTATAAACCAAACCAGCCCCGTGCCTCCTTCTTACATGGAAACAGGCTGCGGTCGCTCTGGGCTCAAAGTCCAACAGACGCAGCTTTGTGCGGAGAGCGAGGTCTGCGATACCACCAAAGAACCGCCCCCCACCCCGAAGTGGGACCCTGCCCCGAGCCTCCGGCTCCCAGAGGGGACTCCAACCCCTGGGGCCACCCCGACTTCCAGCTCGTCACCCCCAACATGTGTGAACAGGATGGCGTGGGATGCCGGGGATGCCGCCCTGGGGACCAGGACAGCGGTGATGCCCAGGAAGGGACCACGGGACGAAGACCCAGGCAGGACCCtcggcagccgcgggcagaggGGAGGCGG ACCCTGACCAGCCTCCGGTGTCACCATTGTCCCCTTCGCCCTCCGTGCCGAGCTCTCCCGCCGGCAGGAACCGGCCGCCCCCCACGAGAGCACAGCCCCTGTCATGGCCGGACCCTTCAGCG GGggaagctgttttccagctgcgtTACGGGAACGTCCAGCCTGGGGCTTCTCTCGGCTCTCCTGCCGCAGCCAGCATCCATCCCCCGCCTCAGCCGCAGGGGAAACCACAGCCGGGACATGGTGTACGAGGGAGAAACCCACGGGCTTTTGTGCGGCCCCCTGGGCACGTCCCCAAAGGGAGACACGTCCCGACTTTG GTCAGAGGAGAGCGTCCTCATTCGTCGCTTCTTAATTACATCTGATCCGGCCCTAAATCCTCCTAAAACCAGCCCCAAGAGCCTTCAGGTGGCTGCTTGGGAGAGGTGCCCGCCAGCCGGGGTGACGGGCCAACCGGGCACGGGTGACAGCCCCGGCCCGAGTGGTGCCGCTGGGAGGGACACGAGGGGCCGTCAGCGCTGCGTGGTGATGGAGGAAGCGCCATGTGCACCACTGTCCTGCTCCTCGGCACGCTGGTCATGA
- the LOC134523515 gene encoding uncharacterized protein LOC134523515, producing the protein MCEAERASWAKDTNEQQSTVPFRGELLTACSPPIRGSGEDADDLCPTPGPQPVEHNFPFTIRCNQAGNNAESRARASRGRGRGWERGWLRPSCHLTLLRSKSQNLEVSLPAGEAVKALEKWLALGEESWSLKCPDWKGKAHFSSIFNSSSFASDPRELRLAPGCPSAAPSKAPLSPAAGTQHNLASARAETRGKTTHDTNPARRRTHIAQLPSRSSGGTRHRVKWLNRVKHCCGNWSVFKAEPWGGVRQPHGNALCKP; encoded by the exons ATGTGCGAAGCAGAGCGTGCGTCCTGGGCAAAGGACACAAATGAACAGCAAAGCACAG TCCCTTTCCGCGGTGAGCTGCTCACCGCCTGCTCCCCACCGATACGTGGGTCTGGGGAG GATGCAGATGACCTCTGTCCCACACCTGGTCCCCAACCTGTCGAGCACAATTTCCCTTTTACCATCAGGTGTAACCAAGCAGGGAATAACGCTGAAAGCAGAGCAAGG gcatcccgagggagaggaagaggctgGGAGAGAGGCTGGCTCCGACCCTCGTGCCACCTAACACTGCTTCGGAGTAAAAGCCAG AATTTAGAGGTCTCTCTGCCTGCTGGTGAGGCTGTGAAGGCTCTAGAAAAGTGGCTTGCTCTGGGGGAAGAAAGCTGGAGCCTGAAATGTCCAGACTGGAAGGGAAAAGCccatttttccagcattttcaaTAGCAGCTCATTTGCCAG TGATCCCAGGGAGTTACGGCTGGCTCCGGGCTGCCCGTCTGCGGCTCCCAGCAAAG ctcccctgaGCCCTGCAGCTGGcacccagcacaacctggccTCGGCACGTGCCGAAACCCGCGGCAAAACAACCCACGACACCAACCCAGCACGCCGACGAACCCACATTGCCCAGCTCCCCTCCCGCAGCTCAGGGGGGACCAGGCATCGGGTTAAATGGTTAAATCGGGTTAAACACTGCTGCGGAAATTGGTCTGTCTTTAAGGCTGAGCCCTGGGGGGGTGTTCGGCAGCCCCACGGCAATGCCCTCTGCAAGCCCTAA